A section of the Streptomyces sp. SCL15-4 genome encodes:
- a CDS encoding phosphatidylglycerol lysyltransferase domain-containing protein produces the protein MEDARIAVTRRVRVRWAAGASRRAAAFAVWYLRTVAFVNVLGAVWVSLGQDVRRHNQDDFFTPYLLTAGFASGVFAAFLAVTMRRRKRAAWILNLVLSGLFLALLVCAMTFPETRRHAQNWVSLALTAAFVAALLIGRREFYATGDRSNPRLAATVAVGGGLAASLLAGLLVTVTDQAPDAARPAFPEHWYYGTLRLVSVAAEESRFPGIDPPNWANVAVNVLSTALLLAVLYAAFRSRRAVDPLTEDDEKRLRELLERHGERDSLGYFALRREKSVVWSPTGKAAVAYRVVGGVSLASGDPLGDPEAWPGAIVPWLAEARAHGWIPAVMGASEEAGTVYARHGLDALELGDEAVVEVAGFTLEGRAMRTVRQACNRVRRAGYRVRVRRHEDIPAPEMAYLVERAEDWRDGAAERGFSMALGRLGDPRDGRCVMLECTDAGGRLRALLSFVPWGPHGLSLDLMRRDRDCDNGLVEFMVIELLRRAREIGITQVSLNFAMFRSVFERGARLGAGPVLRLWRSLLGFFSRWWQIESLYRANAKYRPAWEPRFLLFEKSADLPRIGLASARAEGFLAVPGPTGWLRRGQPRTHR, from the coding sequence ATGGAGGATGCCCGAATTGCCGTGACACGGCGAGTGAGGGTGCGGTGGGCCGCCGGGGCTTCCCGGCGGGCCGCCGCGTTCGCCGTCTGGTATCTGCGGACCGTCGCGTTCGTCAACGTCCTCGGCGCGGTGTGGGTCTCGCTCGGCCAGGACGTGCGCCGGCACAACCAGGACGACTTCTTCACGCCGTACCTGCTGACGGCCGGCTTCGCCTCCGGTGTCTTCGCCGCCTTCCTGGCCGTCACCATGCGCCGCCGCAAGCGGGCCGCGTGGATCCTGAACCTGGTGCTGAGCGGGCTCTTCCTGGCCCTGCTCGTGTGCGCCATGACCTTCCCGGAGACCCGGCGCCACGCGCAGAACTGGGTCTCCCTGGCGCTGACGGCCGCCTTCGTGGCCGCGCTGCTCATCGGCCGCCGGGAGTTCTACGCCACGGGCGACCGGTCCAACCCGCGGCTGGCGGCGACCGTCGCCGTCGGCGGCGGCCTGGCCGCGAGCCTGCTGGCCGGGCTGCTGGTGACGGTCACCGACCAGGCGCCGGACGCGGCCCGGCCGGCGTTCCCGGAGCACTGGTACTACGGCACCCTGCGGCTGGTGTCGGTGGCGGCCGAGGAGTCCCGCTTCCCCGGCATCGACCCGCCCAACTGGGCGAACGTGGCCGTCAACGTGCTCAGCACCGCGCTGCTGCTCGCCGTGCTGTACGCCGCCTTCCGCTCCCGGCGGGCCGTCGACCCGCTCACCGAGGACGACGAGAAACGGCTGCGGGAACTGCTGGAGCGGCACGGTGAGCGGGACTCGCTCGGCTACTTCGCGCTGCGCCGGGAGAAGAGCGTGGTGTGGTCGCCGACCGGGAAGGCCGCCGTCGCCTACCGCGTCGTCGGCGGCGTGAGCCTGGCGTCCGGGGATCCGCTCGGCGACCCGGAGGCGTGGCCGGGGGCGATCGTGCCGTGGCTGGCCGAGGCGCGGGCGCACGGCTGGATCCCGGCGGTGATGGGCGCGAGCGAGGAGGCCGGGACGGTCTACGCCCGGCACGGCCTGGACGCGCTGGAACTGGGGGACGAGGCGGTCGTGGAGGTCGCCGGGTTCACGCTGGAGGGACGGGCCATGCGCACCGTACGGCAGGCGTGCAACCGGGTGCGGCGGGCCGGGTACCGGGTGCGCGTCCGGCGCCACGAGGACATCCCGGCGCCCGAGATGGCCTACCTCGTCGAGCGCGCCGAGGACTGGCGGGACGGCGCGGCCGAGCGCGGCTTCAGCATGGCGCTGGGCCGGCTTGGAGACCCCCGGGACGGCCGGTGCGTGATGCTGGAGTGCACGGATGCCGGGGGACGGCTGCGGGCGCTGCTGTCCTTCGTGCCGTGGGGCCCGCACGGGCTGTCGCTGGACCTGATGCGGCGGGACCGGGACTGCGACAACGGGCTGGTGGAGTTCATGGTCATCGAGCTGCTGCGGCGCGCCCGCGAGATCGGGATCACTCAGGTCTCGCTCAACTTCGCCATGTTCCGCTCGGTCTTCGAACGTGGCGCGCGCCTCGGGGCCGGACCGGTGCTGAGGTTGTGGCGGTCACTGCTCGGCTTCTTCTCCCGCTGGTGGCAGATCGAGTCGCTGTACCGCGCCAACGCCAAGTACCGGCCCGCCTGGGAACCGCGCTTCCTGCTCTTCGAGAAGAGCGCGGACCTGCCGCGCATCGGCCTCGCCTCGGCCCGCGCGGAAGGGTTCCTGGCGGTCCCGGGACCGACCGGGTGGCTGCGCCGCGGGCAGCCGCGCACCCACCGATGA
- the cobT gene encoding nicotinate-nucleotide--dimethylbenzimidazole phosphoribosyltransferase, producing the protein MSSLNLDDFTDLIERPDGGVRRDAEALRERRIVPPGALGRLDELGEWLAAARGEVPVRPVGQPRVVLFAGDHGVAGLGVSARPAGGAEQLVRAVLEGASPVSVLARRLEVPVRVVDMAVDCPPDAFPPDVVRHRVRRGSGRIDVEDALTLEEAEAALRAGVAVADEEADSGTDLVVLGDVSVGGTTPAAVLIAALCGTDASVVTGRGGLAIDDLAWMRKCAAIRDGLRRARPVLGDQLRLLAAVGGADLAAMTGFLLQCAVRRLPVILDGVVAAACALVAQRVAFRAPDWWLAGHDSGEPGQAKALDRMALEPLLEQGVKVGEGVGALLALPLVRAAAALAAELPEKEPAEKEPAQEGPAEKEPAEKDQLLD; encoded by the coding sequence ATGAGCAGCCTTAATCTGGACGACTTCACCGATCTGATCGAGCGCCCGGACGGGGGCGTACGCCGTGACGCCGAGGCCCTCCGGGAGCGCCGGATCGTGCCGCCCGGGGCCCTGGGCCGCCTGGACGAGCTGGGCGAGTGGCTGGCCGCCGCGCGGGGCGAGGTGCCGGTGCGGCCGGTCGGACAACCGCGGGTGGTGCTCTTCGCCGGCGACCACGGCGTCGCCGGACTGGGCGTCTCCGCGCGGCCCGCGGGCGGCGCGGAGCAGTTGGTGCGGGCGGTGCTGGAGGGCGCGAGCCCGGTGTCGGTGCTCGCCCGCCGGCTGGAGGTGCCGGTGCGGGTCGTGGACATGGCGGTGGACTGCCCGCCGGACGCCTTCCCGCCGGATGTCGTACGGCACCGGGTGCGGCGCGGCAGCGGCCGCATCGACGTCGAGGACGCGCTCACCCTGGAGGAAGCCGAGGCCGCGCTGCGGGCCGGGGTCGCGGTCGCCGACGAGGAGGCCGACTCGGGGACCGATCTGGTGGTGCTCGGCGATGTCAGCGTGGGCGGGACCACGCCGGCGGCGGTGCTGATCGCCGCGCTGTGCGGCACCGACGCGTCCGTGGTGACCGGGCGCGGCGGACTCGCCATCGACGACCTGGCGTGGATGCGCAAGTGCGCGGCGATCCGGGACGGGCTCCGGCGGGCCCGGCCGGTGCTCGGGGACCAGCTCCGGCTGCTGGCGGCCGTGGGCGGCGCGGACCTCGCGGCGATGACCGGGTTCCTGTTGCAGTGCGCGGTGCGCAGGCTGCCGGTGATTCTCGACGGGGTCGTGGCCGCCGCGTGCGCGCTGGTCGCCCAGCGGGTCGCCTTCCGGGCGCCGGACTGGTGGCTGGCCGGGCACGACAGCGGCGAGCCGGGACAGGCGAAGGCGCTGGACCGGATGGCCCTGGAGCCGCTGCTGGAGCAGGGCGTGAAGGTCGGCGAGGGCGTGGGCGCCCTGCTGGCGCTGCCGCTGGTCCGGGCCGCCGCCGCGCTGGCCGCGGAGCTTCCCGAGAAGGAGCCGGCGGAGAAGGAACCGGCGCAGGAGGGACCGGCGGAGAAGGAGCCGGCGGAGAAGGACCAGCTCCTGGACTGA
- a CDS encoding class I SAM-dependent methyltransferase, whose product MPTSPLTPQFTTPHDPFQEPRREDCPWCGSRRLRTRLRAPDPLRHRGGTFTLDACGDCGHAFQNPRLSAEGLAFFHRDSYERQLEEFAGRILSARAVRRRHRAAAWRLSRLGEPESWLDVGTGHARFPEAAKEFFPYTSFDGLDPTARVEQALLEGRVEEAHRGYLTTPGMAARLRARYDVVTMFHHLEHAPDPRAELRAALTVLRPGGHLVVEVPDPACVFAALLGRWWLPYGQPRRLHLVPRANLCAELTGLGCAVLVVDRGAAHIPYDLSAALALSLAHAHPALHLAATPALALASALDHAGAPLLRRTRFSNGYRVVARKGTGGRKGTG is encoded by the coding sequence ATGCCGACCTCGCCCCTCACCCCGCAGTTCACCACCCCGCACGACCCCTTCCAGGAACCCCGCCGCGAGGACTGCCCCTGGTGCGGCTCCCGGCGGCTGCGCACCCGGCTGCGCGCGCCCGACCCGCTGCGCCACCGGGGCGGCACGTTCACCCTCGACGCGTGCGGGGACTGCGGCCACGCCTTCCAGAACCCCCGGCTGAGCGCGGAGGGACTCGCCTTCTTCCACCGGGACTCCTACGAAAGACAGCTGGAGGAGTTCGCCGGCCGCATCCTGTCCGCCCGCGCGGTACGGCGCCGGCACCGGGCCGCCGCGTGGCGCCTGTCGCGGCTCGGCGAGCCGGAGAGCTGGCTGGACGTCGGCACCGGGCACGCCCGCTTCCCCGAGGCGGCGAAGGAGTTCTTCCCGTACACCAGCTTCGACGGACTCGACCCCACCGCCCGGGTCGAGCAGGCGCTGCTGGAAGGCCGGGTGGAGGAGGCGCACCGGGGCTATCTGACGACCCCCGGGATGGCGGCCCGGCTGCGCGCCCGCTACGACGTCGTCACGATGTTCCACCATCTGGAGCACGCCCCCGACCCGCGCGCCGAACTCCGCGCCGCGCTCACCGTGCTGCGGCCCGGCGGCCACCTGGTCGTCGAGGTCCCGGACCCGGCGTGCGTCTTCGCCGCGTTGCTGGGCCGGTGGTGGCTTCCCTACGGGCAGCCGCGCCGTCTGCACCTGGTGCCGCGGGCCAACCTGTGCGCGGAGCTGACCGGGCTGGGCTGCGCGGTCCTCGTCGTGGACCGCGGGGCCGCGCACATCCCCTACGACCTCTCGGCGGCCCTCGCCCTGTCCCTGGCCCACGCCCATCCGGCGCTCCACCTGGCCGCCACGCCGGCGCTGGCGCTGGCTTCGGCCCTGGACCACGCGGGCGCCCCGCTGTTGCGGCGGACCCGGTTCTCCAACGGGTACCGGGTGGTGGCACGCAAAGGCACGGGCGGGCGGAAGGGCACGGGCTAG
- a CDS encoding bifunctional adenosylcobinamide kinase/adenosylcobinamide-phosphate guanylyltransferase, which translates to MNITLLGTGAPAGLPRPDCSCAVCATALGPDARAATAVLVDGALLLDLTPGAAFAAARAGHSLGGVRQVLLSHPHDGPAVEVPAGLPQPGRVPDGRELALLTGHRVRAVAMDAGGTGYAVTGPDGQRLLYLPPGGAPAGLEQAGAQSYDMVLADVVNRPDALARLRAVGSAGPTTDVVAVHLDHGVPAGAELRRRLAAAGARAVPDGTTLVVGAYEEVPDVPRRTLVLGGARSGKSVEAERRLEAFPGVLYVATGGTRGGDGEWAARVAAHRERRPGSWRTAETTDLVPLLADDGPPVLVDCLSLWLADAMDSVGAWDDAEWAGGGEKSLRERVRELTDAVRSTRRTVVAVSNEVGSGIVPATASGRRYRDELGRLNAAFANECEQVVLVVAGQALVLRG; encoded by the coding sequence GTGAACATCACTCTGCTCGGTACCGGCGCCCCCGCGGGACTGCCTCGGCCCGACTGCTCCTGCGCCGTCTGCGCGACCGCGCTCGGGCCGGACGCGCGGGCCGCGACCGCGGTGCTCGTGGACGGCGCGCTGCTGCTCGACCTCACGCCGGGCGCGGCGTTCGCGGCCGCGCGCGCCGGGCATTCGCTGGGCGGCGTACGGCAGGTGCTGCTGTCGCATCCGCACGACGGCCCGGCGGTGGAGGTGCCGGCCGGGCTGCCGCAGCCCGGCCGGGTGCCGGACGGACGGGAGTTGGCGCTGCTGACGGGGCATCGGGTGCGGGCGGTGGCGATGGACGCGGGCGGCACCGGGTACGCGGTGACCGGGCCGGACGGGCAGCGGCTGCTGTACCTGCCGCCGGGCGGGGCGCCGGCCGGCCTGGAACAGGCCGGCGCGCAGTCCTACGACATGGTCCTCGCGGACGTCGTGAACCGGCCGGACGCGCTGGCCCGGCTCCGGGCGGTCGGCTCGGCGGGCCCCACGACGGACGTCGTCGCCGTCCACCTCGACCACGGAGTGCCGGCCGGCGCGGAGTTGCGGCGCCGGCTCGCGGCGGCCGGGGCGCGGGCGGTGCCGGACGGTACGACGCTGGTGGTCGGGGCGTACGAGGAGGTGCCGGACGTGCCGCGCCGGACGCTGGTGCTGGGCGGGGCCCGCTCGGGCAAGTCGGTGGAGGCGGAGCGGCGGCTGGAGGCGTTCCCGGGCGTGCTGTACGTGGCGACGGGCGGCACGCGCGGCGGGGACGGCGAGTGGGCGGCGCGGGTGGCCGCGCACCGGGAGCGGCGGCCGGGGTCGTGGCGTACGGCGGAGACGACCGACCTGGTGCCGCTGCTCGCGGACGACGGGCCGCCGGTGCTGGTCGACTGTCTGTCGCTGTGGCTGGCGGACGCGATGGACTCCGTGGGGGCCTGGGACGACGCGGAGTGGGCGGGCGGAGGTGAGAAGTCGCTGCGGGAGCGGGTGCGGGAGCTGACCGACGCGGTGCGCTCCACCCGGCGCACGGTGGTCGCGGTCTCCAACGAGGTCGGCTCGGGCATCGTCCCCGCCACCGCCTCCGGCCGCCGCTACCGCGACGAACTGGGCCGCCTGAACGCGGCGTTCGCGAACGAGTGCGAACAGGTGGTGCTGGTGGTGGCGGGACAGGCGCTGGTGCTGCGCGGGTGA
- a CDS encoding S1C family serine protease, translated as MDASRIRARARTAACAAALVCCAALAAGCTTPAVPAGRDSPADTGAAVPLAAGDLQSQYLRVIKEVLPSVVQIQASRDLGSGVVYDGNGHIVTNAHVVGSEKTFQVTTANNEEPLTASLVYSYPEQDLAVIRLDRVPDGLKPAVLGDSEKVAVGQIVLAMGSPLGLSSSVTQGIVSATGRTVSEGDSGGGTGATIANMVQTSAAINPGNSGGALVDLEGRVIGIPTLAAVDQSLGGGAAPGIGFAIPASMVKTVADQIVKEGKVVDSGRAALDITARTVVDDRYQPVGVAVVSARAGGAADKAGLGPGDIITRLDGRRITGITSLAEALAAARPGRRTPVTFLRDGDEHTVQVTLGEQ; from the coding sequence ATGGACGCTTCCCGTATCCGCGCGCGGGCCCGTACGGCCGCCTGCGCCGCCGCGCTGGTGTGCTGCGCGGCCCTCGCCGCCGGCTGCACCACCCCCGCCGTCCCGGCCGGACGGGACAGCCCGGCGGACACCGGGGCGGCCGTGCCGCTGGCGGCGGGCGACCTGCAGAGCCAGTACCTGCGGGTCATCAAGGAGGTGCTGCCGTCGGTCGTGCAGATCCAGGCGAGCCGGGACCTGGGCTCGGGAGTGGTGTACGACGGCAACGGGCACATCGTCACCAACGCGCACGTGGTCGGCTCGGAGAAGACGTTCCAGGTGACCACGGCCAACAACGAGGAGCCGCTCACCGCGAGCCTGGTCTACTCCTATCCCGAGCAGGACCTCGCCGTGATCCGGCTGGACCGGGTGCCGGACGGGCTGAAACCGGCGGTCCTCGGGGACTCCGAGAAGGTGGCGGTGGGCCAGATCGTGCTGGCCATGGGGTCGCCGCTGGGACTGTCGTCCAGCGTGACCCAGGGCATCGTCTCGGCGACCGGGCGGACCGTCAGCGAGGGCGACTCGGGCGGCGGCACGGGCGCGACCATCGCGAACATGGTGCAGACCTCGGCCGCGATCAACCCCGGCAACAGCGGTGGCGCGCTGGTCGACCTGGAGGGGCGGGTGATCGGCATCCCGACGCTGGCCGCGGTCGACCAGAGCCTCGGCGGCGGCGCGGCGCCGGGTATCGGGTTCGCCATCCCGGCGTCGATGGTGAAGACGGTCGCCGACCAGATCGTCAAGGAGGGCAAGGTCGTCGACTCCGGGCGGGCGGCCCTCGACATCACCGCGCGGACCGTCGTCGACGACCGCTACCAGCCGGTCGGGGTGGCGGTGGTCAGCGCCCGCGCGGGCGGCGCGGCCGACAAGGCGGGCCTCGGGCCCGGTGACATCATCACCAGGCTGGACGGCCGCCGGATCACCGGCATCACCTCGCTCGCCGAGGCGCTGGCCGCGGCCCGGCCGGGCCGGCGGACACCGGTGACCTTCCTCCGCGACGGCGACGAGCACACGGTCCAGGTGACGCTGGGCGAGCAGTGA
- a CDS encoding class I SAM-dependent methyltransferase: protein MTRQLDEQIAGRFPVGRRLRVLDVGMGQGAQALRLARLGHEVTGVERDPRMIAAARAALAREPEGIRQRVRLVQGDGRDTGVHFLPGGFDVVLCHAVLMYVEDPDPLVAGLARMLAPGGLLSLLVRNGDALAMRPGLGGDWAAALAAFDTTTYRNRLDLDVRADRLSALTATLAGIAAPLQAWYGVRVFTDTAAHNAALPQDLPTLLAVEERAGRTDPYRGVAALLHLCGVRG, encoded by the coding sequence GTGACCCGGCAGCTGGACGAGCAGATAGCCGGGCGGTTCCCGGTCGGGCGGCGGCTGCGGGTGCTCGACGTGGGGATGGGCCAGGGCGCGCAGGCGCTGCGGCTGGCCCGGCTCGGCCACGAGGTGACCGGCGTCGAACGGGACCCCAGGATGATCGCCGCCGCCCGCGCGGCGCTGGCCCGGGAGCCGGAGGGCATCCGGCAGCGGGTGCGGCTGGTGCAGGGCGACGGCCGGGACACCGGGGTGCACTTCCTGCCGGGCGGCTTCGACGTGGTGCTGTGCCACGCCGTACTGATGTACGTGGAGGACCCCGACCCGCTGGTGGCGGGTCTGGCCCGGATGCTCGCCCCGGGCGGCCTCCTCTCCCTGCTGGTCCGCAACGGCGACGCGCTCGCCATGCGGCCGGGCCTCGGCGGTGACTGGGCGGCCGCCCTGGCCGCCTTCGACACCACCACCTACCGCAACCGGCTGGACCTGGACGTGCGCGCCGACCGGCTGTCCGCGCTGACCGCCACGCTCGCCGGGATCGCCGCCCCGTTGCAGGCCTGGTACGGCGTGCGGGTGTTCACGGACACGGCGGCGCACAACGCGGCCCTCCCGCAGGACCTTCCGACGCTGCTCGCGGTGGAGGAGCGGGCCGGGCGCACGGACCCCTACCGCGGGGTGGCGGCGCTGCTGCATCTGTGCGGGGTACGCGGCTGA
- a CDS encoding DUF3043 domain-containing protein, giving the protein MPVQPLPLGFVFRSRAKEEKAPAAKAALTDSKQPRDPQAPKGRPTPKRSEARTQRRSVAHTPTNRKEAAKRQREERRQALERQRQALANGDERYLPARDKGPVRRFARDWVDSRFNVAEFFLPLAVVILVLSVVRIGAIQSIALLLWLIVIVLIVLDAAVSGFRLRKRLAERFPDENTRGAVAYALMRSLQMRRLRLPKPRVKRGERP; this is encoded by the coding sequence ATGCCGGTACAGCCCTTACCCTTGGGATTTGTGTTCCGTAGCCGTGCCAAGGAAGAGAAGGCCCCCGCCGCCAAGGCGGCGCTGACCGACTCCAAGCAGCCCCGTGACCCGCAGGCCCCGAAGGGCAGGCCCACTCCCAAGCGCAGTGAGGCCCGTACCCAGCGCCGCAGCGTCGCCCATACGCCGACGAACCGCAAGGAGGCCGCGAAGCGCCAGCGCGAGGAACGGCGGCAGGCCCTGGAACGGCAGCGCCAGGCGCTCGCCAACGGGGACGAGCGCTATCTGCCCGCCCGTGACAAGGGCCCGGTCCGCCGGTTCGCCCGGGACTGGGTCGACTCGCGGTTCAACGTGGCGGAGTTCTTCCTGCCGCTCGCCGTGGTCATCCTGGTGCTGAGCGTGGTGCGGATCGGCGCGATCCAGAGCATCGCGCTGCTGCTGTGGCTGATCGTGATCGTGCTGATCGTGCTGGACGCGGCGGTCAGCGGCTTCCGTCTGAGGAAGCGGCTCGCCGAGCGCTTCCCGGACGAGAACACCCGTGGCGCGGTCGCCTACGCGCTGATGCGGTCCCTCCAGATGCGCCGGCTCCGCCTGCCCAAGCCCCGGGTCAAGCGCGGAGAGCGGCCCTGA
- a CDS encoding PspA/IM30 family protein, with protein MSGVMKRMGMLFRAKANKALDRAEDPRETLDYSYQKQLELLQKVRRGVADVATSRKRLELQLGQLRQQSSKLEEQGRKALALGREDLAREALSRKAALQEQVGDLQSQHATLQGEEEKLTLAAQRLQAKVDAFRTRKETIKATYTAAQAQTRIGEAFSGISEEMGDVGLAIQRAEDKTAQMQARAGAIDELLASGALDDPSGMHKDDIQAELDRLSGGTDVELELQRMKAELAGGSPQQAIEGGTGQGQSQQQPQDTPRFDKQ; from the coding sequence ATGAGCGGTGTCATGAAGCGTATGGGGATGCTCTTCCGCGCGAAGGCGAACAAGGCCCTGGACCGGGCCGAGGACCCGCGCGAAACCCTCGATTACTCCTACCAGAAGCAGCTGGAGCTGCTGCAGAAGGTGCGGCGCGGCGTCGCCGACGTGGCGACCAGCCGCAAGCGCCTGGAGCTGCAGCTGGGCCAGCTCCGGCAGCAGTCCTCGAAGCTGGAGGAGCAGGGCCGCAAGGCGCTCGCGCTCGGCCGGGAGGACCTGGCCCGCGAGGCGCTGTCCCGCAAGGCCGCGCTCCAGGAGCAGGTCGGCGACCTCCAGTCGCAGCACGCCACCCTCCAGGGCGAGGAGGAGAAACTCACTCTCGCGGCCCAGCGCCTCCAGGCCAAGGTGGACGCCTTCCGCACGCGGAAGGAGACCATCAAGGCCACCTACACCGCCGCCCAGGCCCAGACCCGCATCGGCGAGGCGTTCTCCGGCATCTCCGAGGAGATGGGCGACGTCGGCCTCGCCATCCAGCGCGCCGAGGACAAGACCGCCCAGATGCAGGCCCGGGCCGGCGCCATCGACGAGCTGCTCGCCTCCGGCGCCCTGGACGACCCCTCCGGCATGCACAAGGACGACATCCAGGCCGAGCTGGACCGGCTCTCCGGTGGTACGGATGTAGAGCTGGAACTGCAGCGCATGAAGGCCGAGCTGGCCGGAGGCTCCCCGCAGCAGGCCATCGAGGGCGGCACCGGTCAGGGGCAGTCCCAGCAGCAGCCGCAGGACACCCCGCGTTTCGACAAGCAGTAG
- the pspAA gene encoding PspA-associated protein PspAA: MIVRIMGEGQVRVDDAHLAELNGLDDELLDEMEGGDAEGFRRTLVALLDAVRRLGTPLPDAALEPSDLILPSDDATLEEVRALLGDDGLIPG; encoded by the coding sequence GTGATCGTACGGATCATGGGGGAGGGCCAGGTGAGGGTGGACGACGCCCACCTCGCCGAGCTGAACGGGCTGGACGACGAACTGCTCGACGAGATGGAGGGCGGCGACGCCGAGGGCTTCCGCCGCACGCTCGTCGCGCTGCTGGACGCCGTCCGCCGGTTGGGCACCCCGCTGCCGGACGCGGCGCTGGAGCCGTCCGACCTGATCCTGCCGTCGGACGACGCCACCCTGGAGGAGGTCCGCGCCCTGCTCGGCGACGACGGCCTCATCCCGGGCTGA
- a CDS encoding sensor histidine kinase gives MSTLERARCGLKAHPLALDAALAAGVLVCMVAGSFAVPRDGHGVTWGVHTPDTLSLLLMLIGAVALVPRRRRPRAVLAVTGTVSVVECVTGDPRAPVAMSAVVALYTVAATTDRPTTWRLGLLTMTVLTGAAMLAGPLPWYAQENLGVLAWTGIGATAGDAVRSRRAVVQAIRDRAERAERTREEEARRRVAEERLRIARDLHDVVAHHIALVNVQAGVAAHVMDKRPDQAKEALAHVREAGRSALNELRATVGLLRQSDDPEAPTEPAPGLGRLAELAATFRSAGLPVEVACADRPGELPAAVDLAAYRIVQEALTNVRKHAGPAARAEVSVVRVGPHLEVTVLDDGAGAVPGTPGDGGGHGLLGMRERVTALGGTLATGPRYGGGFRVHAILPVHPTTAQGEPV, from the coding sequence GTGAGCACTCTCGAACGCGCCCGGTGCGGCCTGAAGGCCCACCCCCTCGCCCTGGACGCCGCCCTGGCCGCGGGCGTCCTGGTGTGCATGGTCGCCGGCTCCTTCGCGGTGCCGAGGGACGGGCACGGCGTGACCTGGGGCGTGCACACCCCGGACACCCTGAGCCTGCTCCTCATGCTGATCGGCGCCGTGGCGCTGGTCCCGCGCCGCCGCCGGCCGCGCGCCGTCCTCGCCGTCACCGGCACGGTCTCCGTGGTCGAGTGCGTCACCGGCGACCCGCGCGCCCCGGTCGCGATGTCCGCCGTCGTCGCCCTGTACACCGTCGCCGCGACCACCGACCGCCCGACCACCTGGCGCCTCGGCCTGCTCACCATGACCGTGCTGACGGGCGCCGCCATGCTCGCCGGCCCGCTGCCCTGGTACGCCCAGGAGAACCTGGGCGTCCTCGCCTGGACCGGCATCGGCGCCACCGCCGGGGACGCCGTGCGCAGCCGCCGCGCCGTCGTGCAGGCCATCCGGGACCGCGCCGAACGCGCCGAACGCACCCGGGAGGAGGAGGCCCGCCGCCGGGTCGCCGAGGAGCGGCTGCGCATCGCCCGCGACCTGCACGACGTCGTCGCCCATCACATCGCCCTGGTGAACGTGCAGGCCGGCGTCGCCGCACACGTCATGGACAAGCGGCCCGACCAGGCCAAGGAAGCCCTGGCGCACGTGCGTGAGGCGGGCCGCAGCGCGCTGAACGAGCTGCGCGCCACCGTCGGACTGCTGCGCCAGTCCGACGACCCCGAGGCCCCCACCGAGCCCGCGCCCGGCCTCGGCCGGCTGGCGGAGCTGGCGGCCACCTTCCGCAGCGCCGGCCTGCCGGTGGAGGTCGCCTGCGCCGACCGGCCCGGCGAGCTGCCCGCCGCCGTGGACCTGGCCGCCTACCGGATCGTGCAGGAGGCGCTGACCAACGTGCGCAAGCACGCGGGCCCCGCGGCCCGGGCCGAGGTGAGCGTCGTGCGCGTCGGACCCCACCTGGAGGTCACCGTGCTGGACGACGGCGCGGGCGCCGTCCCGGGTACGCCCGGGGACGGCGGCGGGCACGGGCTGCTCGGCATGCGCGAGCGCGTCACCGCCCTCGGTGGCACCCTGGCCACCGGACCCCGCTACGGCGGCGGCTTCCGCGTCCATGCGATCCTTCCGGTCCACCCGACGACCGCCCAGGGGGAGCCCGTATGA
- a CDS encoding response regulator transcription factor — protein sequence MTIRVLLADDQALLRSAFRVLVDSEPGMEVVGEASDGAEAVRLAREHVPDVVLMDIRMPGTDGLAATRQIGADPALAQVRVVILTTFEVDDYVVQALRAGASGFLGKGSEPEELLTAIRVAAGGEALLSPAATKGLIARFLAQGDTGPGPDPARAERLATLTGREREVLVQVAGGHPNDEIAERLAVSPLTVKTHVNRAMAKLGARDRAQLVVIAYESGLVRPRTD from the coding sequence ATGACCATCCGTGTCCTGCTCGCCGACGACCAGGCACTGCTGCGCAGCGCGTTCCGGGTGCTGGTCGACTCCGAGCCCGGCATGGAGGTGGTGGGCGAGGCATCCGACGGCGCGGAGGCGGTCCGGCTGGCCCGCGAGCACGTCCCCGACGTCGTCCTGATGGACATCCGGATGCCCGGCACCGACGGCCTCGCCGCCACCCGGCAGATCGGCGCCGACCCGGCGCTGGCCCAGGTCCGCGTGGTCATCCTGACCACTTTCGAGGTGGACGACTACGTGGTCCAGGCGCTGCGCGCCGGCGCGTCCGGCTTCCTCGGCAAGGGCAGCGAGCCGGAGGAACTGCTGACCGCCATCCGGGTCGCGGCCGGCGGGGAGGCCCTGCTCTCCCCGGCCGCCACCAAGGGCCTGATCGCCCGCTTCCTCGCCCAGGGCGACACCGGCCCGGGCCCCGACCCGGCCCGCGCCGAGCGGCTCGCCACCCTCACCGGACGGGAGCGGGAAGTCCTCGTCCAGGTCGCCGGCGGCCATCCCAACGACGAGATCGCCGAGCGCCTCGCGGTCAGCCCGCTGACGGTGAAGACGCACGTCAACCGGGCCATGGCCAAGCTGGGCGCGCGGGACCGGGCACAGCTCGTCGTCATCGCGTACGAGTCGGGACTGGTACGTCCGAGGACGGACTGA